In a single window of the Canis lupus dingo isolate Sandy chromosome 18, ASM325472v2, whole genome shotgun sequence genome:
- the LOC112659442 gene encoding kinesin light chain 2 isoform X3 — protein sequence MATMVLPREEKLSQDEIVLGTKAVIQGLETLRGEHRALLAPLVAHEAGEAEPGSQERCVLLRRSLEAIELGLGEAQVILALSSHLGAVESEKQKLRAQVRRLVQENQWLREELAGTQQKLQRSEQAVAQLEEEKQHLLFMSQIRKLDEDTSPSEEKGDVPKDSLDDLFPNEEEQSPAPSPGGGDVAAQHGGYEIPARLRTLHNLVIQYASQGRYEVAVPLCKQALEDLEKTSGHDHPDVATMLNILALVYRDQNKYKEAAHLLNDALAIREKTLGKDHPAVAATLNNLAVLYGKRGKYKEAEPLCKRALEIREKVLGKFHPDVAKQLSNLALLCQNQGKAEEVEYYYRRALEIYATRLGPDDPNVAKTKNNLASCYLKQGKYQDAETLYKEILTRAHEKEFGSVNGDNKPIWMHAEEREESKDKRRDSTPYGEYGSWYKACKVDSPTVNTTLRSLGALYRRQGKLEAAHTLEDCASRSRKQGLDPASQTKVVELLKDGSSGRGDRRGSRDITGGAGARPESDLEEAGPAAEWSGDGSGSLRRSGSFGKLRDALRRSSEMLVKKLQGGGPQEPPNPRMKRASSLNFLNKSVEEPVQPGGTGFSDSRTLSSSSMDLSRRSSLVG from the exons ATGGCTACGATGGTGCTTCCGCGGGAGGAGAAGCTGAGCCAGGATGAGATCGTGCTGGGCACCAAGGCCGTCATCCAAGGCCTGGAGACCCTGCGCGGGGAGCATCGTGCCCTTCTCGCTCCCTTGGTAGCTCATGAAGCTGGTGAGGCGGAGCCCGGCTCACAGGAGCGATGTGTCCTCCTGCGTCGCTCCCTGGAAGCCATCGAGCTGGGtctgggggaggcccag GTGATCCTGGCACTGTCGAGTCACCTGGGGGCTGTGGAGTCAGAAAAGCAGAAGCTGCGAGCTCAGGTGCGACGCCTGGTACAGGAGAACCAGTGGCTGCGAGAGGAGCTGGCTGGAACACAGCAGAAGCTACAGCGCAGTGAGCAGGCTGTAGCacagctggaggaggagaagcagcattTGCTGTTCATGAGCCAGATCCGCAAGCTGGATGAGGACACATCTCCCAGC gaggagaagggggatgTCCCCAAAGACTCTCTGGATGACCTGTTCCCCAACGAGGAGGAGCAGAGCCCAG cccccagccctggaggAGGGGATGTGGCTGCCCAGCATGGGGGCTATGAAATCCCAGCACGGCTCCGCACCCTGCACAACCTGGTGATTCAGTACGCCTCACAGGGCCGCTACGAGGTGGCCGTGCCACTCTGCAAGCAGGCACTTGAGGACCTGGAGAAGACCTCAGGCCATGACCACCCTGACGTCGCCACCATGCTGAACATCCTGGCTTTGGTCTATCG GGACCAGAACAAGTACAAAGAGGCTGCCCACCTGCTCAATGATGCCCTGGCCATCCGTGAAAAGACACTGGGCAAGGATCATCCGGCT GTGGCTGCAACATTAAACAACCTGGCAGTTCTGTATGGGAAGCGGGGCAAGTACAAAGAGGCCGAGCCATTGTGCAAGCGGGCACTGGAAATCCGGGAGAAG GTCCTGGGCAAGTTTCATCCGGATGTGGCCAAGCAGCTGAGCAATCTGGCCCTGCTGTGCCAGAATCAGGGCAAAGCTGAGGAAGTGGAATACTACTACCGGAGGGCACTGGAGATCTATGCCACACGTCTTGGGCCTGATGACCCCAACGTGGCCAAGACCAAGAACAACCTG GCCTCCTGCTACCTGAAGCAGGGCAAATACCAGGATGCAGAGACGCTGTACAAGGAAATCCTCACCCGTGCTCATGAGAAGGAGTTCGGCTCTGTCAATG GGGACAACAAACCCATCTGGATGCATGCAGAAGAACGGGAGGAGAGCAAG GACAAGCGCCGGGACAGCACCCCCTATGGGGAATATGGCAGCTGGTACAAAGCCTGTAAAGTAGACAG CCCCACAGTCAACACTACCCTGCGCAGCTTGGGAGCCCTATACCGGCGCCAGGGGAAACTAGAAGCTGCACATACCCTGGAGGACTGTGCCAGCCGCAGCCGCAAACAG GGCCTGGATCCTGCGAGCCAGACCAAGGTAGTGGAACTGCTGAAAGATGGCAGCAGTGGGAGGGGAGATCGCCGTGGCAGCCGAGACATTACTGGGGGTGCTGGGGCTCGGCCTGAGTCTGACCTTGAGGAGGCAGGGCCTGCAGCTGAATGGAGTGGG GACGGCAGTGGTTCCTTGCGGCGCAGTGGCTCCTTTGGCAAACTCCGAGATGCCCTGAGGCGTAGCAGTGAAATGCTGGTGAAGAAGTTGCAGGGTGGTGGCCCCCAGGAGCCTCCTAACCCCAG GATGAAGCGGGCCAGTTCTCTGAACTTCCTCAACAAGAGTGTGGAAGAGCCAGTCCAG cctGGAGGCACAGGTTTCTCTGACAGCCGCACCCTCAGCTCCAGCTCCATGGACCTCTCCCGACGAAGCTCCCTCGTGGGTTAA